In a single window of the uncultured Dysgonomonas sp. genome:
- a CDS encoding DUF6132 family protein, with protein sequence MEKLITILKRNWTYVVGAASGSVTGYLYWYFIGCSSGTCPITASPVNSIIWGAVMGGLLFSLFKKETKNEQDT encoded by the coding sequence ATGGAAAAATTAATAACCATATTGAAACGAAACTGGACATATGTCGTCGGAGCCGCTTCCGGATCCGTCACAGGTTATCTGTACTGGTACTTTATCGGATGCAGCAGCGGCACATGTCCTATTACGGCTTCGCCAGTAAACAGTATCATCTGGGGAGCAGTGATGGGGGGCTTATTGTTCAGCCTTTTCAAAAAAGAAACAAAGAATGAGCAAGATACTTAA